One Sphingomonas endolithica genomic window, TCCCGAGATCAAACATCCCCGCGACGCCATCATCAAGGTGACGGCATGCGCGATCTGCGGCTCCGATCTCCATCTGCTCGACGGCTATCAGCCGACGATGGAAGCCGGCGACATCCTGGGCCATGAAAACATGGGCGAGGTCGTCGCGGTCGGTTCGGAAGTGACCAACCTGAAGATCGGCGATCGCGTCGTCGTGCCGTTCACGATCAGCTGCGGCGACTGCTTCTTCTGCCAGAAGGGCCTGTTCTCGGCCTGCGAGCGCACCAACCCCAATGCCGATATTGCGATCAAGGCGATGGGCCATTCGCCCGCCGGCCTGTTCGGCTTCAGCCATATGCTCGGCGGTTATTGCGGCGGCCAGGCGGAATATCTGCGCGTGCCGATGGCCGATTTCGGACCGATCAAGATCCCCGACAACGTCACCGACGATCAGGCGCTGTTCCTGTCCGACATTTTTCCGACCGGTTACATGGCGGCCGAGAATGCGCAGATCGAGCCGGGCGACACTGTCGCGATCTGGGGTTGTGGCCCGGTTGGCCAGTTCGCCATCCGCTCGGCATTGATGCTGGGCGCCGGGCGCGTGATCGCCATCGACGAGCTGCCCGAGCGGCTGGCGATGGCCGAAGCTGGTGGTGCCGAGACGATCAACTTTGCCGAAGTCGACAGCGTGTATGACGAGCTGCAATTCCGCACCAAGGGCCGCGGCCCCGACAGCTGCATCGACGCGGTCGGCTGCGAAGCTTCGGCGCACGGCGCTGCCGATGCGGTGCTCGACAAGGTGAAGGCGGCTACGTTCCTGGCGACCGATCGCGTGCACGTGCTGCGCGAGGCGATCATGAGCTGCCGCATGGGTGGCACAGTCTCGATCCCGGGCGTCTATGTCGGGATGGGCGACAAGATCCCGATCGGCGCTATGATGAACAAGGGGCTGACGATCAAGACCGGCCAGACCCACGTCCAGGCCTATACCAAGCCGCTGCTGGCGCGGATCGAGGCGGGCGACATCGACCCGAGCTTCGTCATCACGCATCCCGCGAGCCTCGAAGACGCACCGAAAATGTACAAGAAGTTCCGCGACAAGGAAGACGGCGTCATCAAGGTCGTGATGCGCCCGCACGGCTGATCAGCCGCTGACCGCGAGCCCGCCCTGTATCATCCCAGGGCGGGCAAGCGGGCTTATTTTTCTTTGCTCTTGCGGTGCTTTTCCATGTCGAGCACCGCGCCATCGGCCCCCTCGGGCAGCAGCCCCAGGCGCCGCGCGACTTCCTGATACGCTTCCACTTCGCCGCCGAGATCGCGGCGGAAGCGGTCCTTGTCGAGCTTTTCGTTGGTTTCCATGTCCCACAGCCGGCACCCGTCCGGGCTGATCTCGTCGGCCAGGATCACGCGGGCATAGTCATTGTCCCACAACCGGCCGAACTCCAGCTTGAAGTCCACCAGCCGGATCCCGACGGCGGCGAACATGCCGCTCAGGAAGTCGTTTACGCGGATCGCCAGGTCGGCGATGTCGTGCATCTCTTCCTGGCTCGCCCAGCCGAACGCGGCGATATGCTCGTCGGTGATCATCGGATCACCGAGTGCGTCGTCCTTGTAGTAATATTCGATGATCGTCCGCGGCAGCTGCGTGCCTTCCTCGATCCCCAGCCGCTTGCTGAGCGATCCCGCGGCGACATTGCGGATCACCACCTCGACCGGAATGATCTCAACCTGACGGATCAATTGTTCACGCATGTTCAGCCGGCGGATGAAATGCGTCGGCACGCCGATCAGCCCGAGCAATGTGAAGACATGCTCGCTGATGCGGTTGTTGAGCACACCCTTACCGCTGATTGTGCCCTTCTTCTGGGCGTTGAACGCGGTCGCATCGTCCTTGAAATACTGGATCAGCGTGCCGGGTTCGGGACCCTCGTACAGGATCTTGGCCTTGCCTTCGTAGATCTGGCGGCGGCGGGCCATATGGCATTACCCTTCGACAAGAGCGCCCCGCACCCACGGGAGTCGCGGGCCGGGGCGGGAATGAGCGCGCCTATATAGAAAGCGCGGCGAAGGCGCAATTAAGCGTCGCTGGCATCGCCGCGCGGCGGGACCATCGTTGCCGCCGGGCGAGGGGAAACCGGCGCCTGGCTCGGGCGGCGCAGGCGTTCGGGCAGCAATGGCCGCAGCCGGCGCCACAGCAGCCACAGCAGCAATGCGGCGAGCGCCGGTGGTCCGAAAATCGCGAGGAAGCCGAGCACGAAGGCGAGCGTCGTCTGTGCCGAGGACAGGAACGTATCGAGCGCGCTGGTGAGCGGCGCGCTGGCATCGAAGCCGCGGATGCCGGCGCCGGATTCGTAATCGAACGTCATCGGCGTGGTCGCGAGGCTGGCGCGCTGTTCGGCGACGCCGGCTGACGCGGTAGCGACGGCGCCGGCCAACTCGGCACGCTGGCGTTGCAATTCGGTGCGCTCGCTGGCGGGCAGATCGCCGCGTGCGAGTTGCTTGTCGATGCGGGCGAGCTCGTCGGCAGCGCGGGCCTTGCCGCTGCTCAGCGTATCGATCTCCGCGCCGGCATCGGTACCGGTGATTTCGGCGTCGATCAGCTTGCCATCGGCTTTCTCGATCGCGGCGATGCCTTCCTTGCCGAAGGCGCGGGCGAGCGTGGGATCGAGCTTGAAGGCGAGCATCGCGCGGATGTCGTTCTCGCCGATCAGTTGATAGCGCATGCCGGTGATGCGACAGCGCGCGACGCCCAGTTTCTCGCACGCGCCGGCGTGCTGTTCCTGCGCGGCGGAAATCCGCTTAGGCGGCAGGCGGAAGGCGTAACGGTAGGTGAAGGCGACGCCGGGGGCGGCGGTGATGTTGATGCCGGGCGCTTCGGCGACATCGCTGGTCTGCATCGTCTCGCTTTGGCGCGATTGCGGCGCTTGGCTGCAGGCGGTGACGGAGACCAAGGTGATCGTTGCCGCAGAAATCAGTCCGATACGCATCGTCCGTCTCCATACCCTATCATTGAGCTAGGGAATGATGACCCGTTCCATAGGAGCGGTCAACCGAGTGTTGCGACCGTACAAAGCAATGATCGGGCTGCCGGGATCAGGCCATCCTCGAACCGTCGCCCCAGACTTGTTCCGGGGTCCGCCACGCGGCTTGCGACAGGCATAGAGTTCAAGGGCAGGGCGTGCGGCACGTTGGACCCCGGATCAAGTTCGGGGTGACGGCTTGGGGTACATCGTGTGCGATCCCCAGTTAAGTAGATACGTCGCTCCGCCTCACCGCAGCGCTGCCCAAATCAGCCGCTTGGCTTCCGCCCAGGCGGCGCTCTCCGGCGCGATCAGCTCGACATGCCCCGTCGCGGGCATGACATGCAGTTCCGCCCGATCCCCGGCCGCGCGTGCGTGCGCGACATAGCCGGTGCCGAGCCGGAGCGGGATGATGCGATCCTCTGCGCCATTGACCAAATCCTGCCCCACCCCGAACGGCAGCAACCGCGGCACGGATGTGTCGCGGTACACGTCGGCCCGCGCCGGCGACGGTGCGCCGACCAGCTTACCGACAACCTCGACTCCACAGCCATTGTCGGGGCTCGCTGCGGTGGCGGCGAGATCGGGCAGGCCGCCCAGGCTAATGACATGCGCGATCTTCAGCGGGTGGGCGACATGCAGCACGCTGTCTTTCGGCAGCCGCCCACGCGCGGCCAGCCACAGCGCGAGGTGTCCGCCGGCCGAGTGCCCCACCGCCACCACACGCCTGGTATCCAGCCGGTACCTTTTGGCATGGGTCAGCAACGCATCCGACGCCTTGGCGACATCGAGAAACGTGCCTGGATAGCCGCCGCCGCTGCGGTCCACGCCGCGATAATCGATGTTCCACACCGCGATACCGGAGCGGCGCAGATCGTTAGCGATCCAGTTCATCAGGCTGCGGTCGGCGATGCTCGTCGTCCAGCAGCCGCCATGCACCATCAGCACGGTCGGAAAACCACGACGTGGCGCGTCGCCTGTAGGCATCCAAACATCGACCTTCTGCAGATGATCGTCGCCATAAGCGATCGTCGCATCGGGCTTCGGCTGCGCGCGCTTCGTCAGATCGGGCCAGGTCAGCAGCGTCGGGGTTTCGGCAACGGCCATGCCGGGGGTCAAGGCGAGTAAAGCGCAAATGGCAAGGCGGATCATGCCGACGGCTTAACGGCGGGCAATGCCGCCGTTCAAGCTCGATTCTGGCGGCGTCGTGGTGGCTGCCGCCACGGCGCGCTGAACTGCCGTGCGCAAAGCCGAGTATAGCCGGCCGCTATCCG contains:
- a CDS encoding zinc-dependent alcohol dehydrogenase, with product MRALVWHGKGDVRVDTVADPEIKHPRDAIIKVTACAICGSDLHLLDGYQPTMEAGDILGHENMGEVVAVGSEVTNLKIGDRVVVPFTISCGDCFFCQKGLFSACERTNPNADIAIKAMGHSPAGLFGFSHMLGGYCGGQAEYLRVPMADFGPIKIPDNVTDDQALFLSDIFPTGYMAAENAQIEPGDTVAIWGCGPVGQFAIRSALMLGAGRVIAIDELPERLAMAEAGGAETINFAEVDSVYDELQFRTKGRGPDSCIDAVGCEASAHGAADAVLDKVKAATFLATDRVHVLREAIMSCRMGGTVSIPGVYVGMGDKIPIGAMMNKGLTIKTGQTHVQAYTKPLLARIEAGDIDPSFVITHPASLEDAPKMYKKFRDKEDGVIKVVMRPHG
- the purC gene encoding phosphoribosylaminoimidazolesuccinocarboxamide synthase gives rise to the protein MARRRQIYEGKAKILYEGPEPGTLIQYFKDDATAFNAQKKGTISGKGVLNNRISEHVFTLLGLIGVPTHFIRRLNMREQLIRQVEIIPVEVVIRNVAAGSLSKRLGIEEGTQLPRTIIEYYYKDDALGDPMITDEHIAAFGWASQEEMHDIADLAIRVNDFLSGMFAAVGIRLVDFKLEFGRLWDNDYARVILADEISPDGCRLWDMETNEKLDKDRFRRDLGGEVEAYQEVARRLGLLPEGADGAVLDMEKHRKSKEK
- a CDS encoding alpha/beta hydrolase, which codes for MIRLAICALLALTPGMAVAETPTLLTWPDLTKRAQPKPDATIAYGDDHLQKVDVWMPTGDAPRRGFPTVLMVHGGCWTTSIADRSLMNWIANDLRRSGIAVWNIDYRGVDRSGGGYPGTFLDVAKASDALLTHAKRYRLDTRRVVAVGHSAGGHLALWLAARGRLPKDSVLHVAHPLKIAHVISLGGLPDLAATAASPDNGCGVEVVGKLVGAPSPARADVYRDTSVPRLLPFGVGQDLVNGAEDRIIPLRLGTGYVAHARAAGDRAELHVMPATGHVELIAPESAAWAEAKRLIWAALR